From the genome of Choristoneura fumiferana unplaced genomic scaffold, NRCan_CFum_1 Sck3bRy_104;HRSCAF=289_pilon, whole genome shotgun sequence, one region includes:
- the LOC141444965 gene encoding uncharacterized protein, whose amino-acid sequence MSSIRLLLFTTLLLLAVTSIESAPFFDALYDAINGNGRRSYGYSGYGNPNYGYQNAYPGYGYNGYGNVERHPRKQADKSWKDICKVHYPDAIGGVPGRAGVVCPY is encoded by the coding sequence ATGTCTTCCATACGCCTCCTGCTCTTCACAACCCTTCTGCTTCTAGCAGTAACGTCCATCGAAAGTGCTCCGTTCTTCGACGCTCTCTACGATGCTATCAACGGTAACGGAAGAAGATCATATGGATACAGTGGATACGGAAACCCGAATTATGGTTACCAGAACGCTTACCCCGGTTACGGCTACAATGGTTACGGGAATGTGGAAAGACACCCAAGGAAACAAGCTGATAAGTCTTGGAAAGATATTTGCAAAGTCCACTACCCAGATGCCATTGGTGGTGTGCCGGGCAGGGCGGGAGTTGTGTGTCCCTACTGA